Genomic window (Leptotrichia sp. oral taxon 212):
AGCATAAGCAGCTTGTCACATACTTTCTTTGCCCTCTCAAAATCCTTTGTCGAGGAAGCGTACCTTCCTTCCAGATTCAGTACCTTTTCCTTTGCAATTCCGCTATTCGCATAGTTTATAAGAAGCAGTTCTATCTCCTCATATTTTTCAGCCTTAATGAGCATTTCATAAAAGTTTTCAAATACAAAATCCTCAGCATTGCTGAAATTTATAGCAATATTATAATATTTTATTGCTTCTTCAATGTTTCCTGCAGTATTTTTCAGTTCACCCATTTTCATGTAAATATAATATTCCTCTACATTGTTCTCCTTATCTGCAAGTCTTTTCTCATATATATCCATTGCCCTGTCAAACTGGTTCATTCTTATAAGACATTCAGCCTTGTCCATATATCCTTCAGTATTTGAAGGCTCCCTTTCTATGGCCCTGTCCAGCATTTCCAGCGCTTTCCTGTAATATTTCAATTCCATATAGCAGAGTCCCATATTAAGCATTACATGGTAATTGCTTTCAGATTCAGAATATTTCTCATAATAGGAAAGTGCCTTTTTATACTTTCCTGTGGCCTGACTGAGATATCCCATATTGAATATTACTTCAAGATTATCACTATACTTTTTATATGCTGTTTCACTGTATTTCATGGCTTCCTTGTAAAATCCTGTATCTGAATATATTTTTGAAAGCATTGTCAATGCCTGATAATTTCCTTCTTCCATTTCAAGGACTGTTTCAAAATATATTACAGCGTCATAAATTTTACCTTCTGTATAAGAATCCAGGGCTTCCTTTAATAATTCCTCCACATTCATTTTCTAAATCTCCTGTCATTATTCAGCTTTCTTATTACTTTTTCCCTTTCCTTTGAAAAAATTTCCATATTGTCTGTCCCTATTTTAAAATCTATATAATTCTTTACGTAAATTTCAAAATCTGCAATTGTTTCCCTTCTTATTTCATCGCTCCATTCTTCATTACCCTTTATCTGGAGATTCTTCTCAATGCAGAAATAGAGAAGATCCCGGTAAACCCTTTGTGCAAGCATGTCCCTGACCTTATAATAGGTATATGCATCAGTTTCTATCATTCTTACGGCATCCCTTTCCCCGATAAGAGGCATTTCAGTTAACAGTCTTGCCATTCCGTCTATTTTTCTGTTCTCTTTCCTGTCATAGCAGTTAAAACATATTTTTTCATCTTCTCCCGGATAAAATATTTTACCGCATTCACTGCACTCAATAAAGCCGTTTTTTAAAAGGGATTTTTCTTTTTTTCTGTTATTTTCTGCAATTTCTTTTAGCCTTATGGCAAAATTTCCATATTTTTTATCTATTTTTTCAATATTTTCCCTTATTTTTTCCTTTTCTTCAAAGGACAGTTCCTGTTCCTCCTCCTGAAAAAGAATTTTTTTTCCTGTTTTTTCATTTATTTCCGATATTTTTTCAGATTTTTTCTTCTGACTGAAATCCAGCACATTTTTTCGTAAATTTTTATTTATTTTACGTACTTCAACTTTTTCCACAACATTTCCCTGAAAAAATTCATTTATTTTTTTCATTATTATGGAAGAATATGAAACAATACTGTGA
Coding sequences:
- a CDS encoding DciA family protein, translating into MTSKIKKLDKNIFELKCSAFKGEGYTLWKLRKNWEFIAGDIIAEKSEPKNLYMRELTIYVHDPVIHHSIVSYSSIIMKKINEFFQGNVVEKVEVRKINKNLRKNVLDFSQKKKSEKISEINEKTGKKILFQEEEQELSFEEKEKIRENIEKIDKKYGNFAIRLKEIAENNRKKEKSLLKNGFIECSECGKIFYPGEDEKICFNCYDRKENRKIDGMARLLTEMPLIGERDAVRMIETDAYTYYKVRDMLAQRVYRDLLYFCIEKNLQIKGNEEWSDEIRRETIADFEIYVKNYIDFKIGTDNMEIFSKEREKVIRKLNNDRRFRK
- a CDS encoding tetratricopeptide repeat protein — its product is MNVEELLKEALDSYTEGKIYDAVIYFETVLEMEEGNYQALTMLSKIYSDTGFYKEAMKYSETAYKKYSDNLEVIFNMGYLSQATGKYKKALSYYEKYSESESNYHVMLNMGLCYMELKYYRKALEMLDRAIEREPSNTEGYMDKAECLIRMNQFDRAMDIYEKRLADKENNVEEYYIYMKMGELKNTAGNIEEAIKYYNIAINFSNAEDFVFENFYEMLIKAEKYEEIELLLINYANSGIAKEKVLNLEGRYASSTKDFERAKKVCDKLLMLEPENPLHYFNSAYVAEMRNKFDEALEFIDKSEKYVNDKELLKDAKKRIKKAKEKYIKSNGK